The Hyphomicrobium sp. 99 genome contains the following window.
TTTGATCCGCGCATCTCCTAACGCCTGAGACCCTATTCCGATGCTGCAATTCACACGCACGAAAATCATTCTGATCCTGCTGACCTGCCTCGCAGGCTTCCTGGTCGCGATGCCGAACTTCTTCTCGAAGGAGACGGTCGCGTCGTGGCCGTCCTTCATGCCGAAGAAGCAACTGCCTTTGGGTCTCGACCTTCAAGGCGGCGCGCATCTCCTGCTCGCGATGGATCAGGACGAGATCAAGAAGGATTGGATGAACAACTTGCGCGATGAATCGCGCAAGCTCCTCCGCGATGCGAAAATTGGATTTACCGGCATCGGCGTCCAGGGCACGCAAATCGTCGTCAAGCTCGCAAAGCCCGAGGAGCGGGACGCAGCGATCAAGCAATTGGATAAGGCGCGGCAATCGATCGGCAGCGCCGTGCTCGGCACCGGCGGTTACGATATCGAGGTTTCGGCCGGCAACGATCCTGGCACGATCATCGTCAAGCCGACGGAGGCGGGCCTACGCGCGCGTATCTCTAACGCCGCTGCCGCGTCGATCGAGACGATCAACCGCCGCGTGAACAATCTCGGCACGTCGGAATCGACGATCGTGCGTCAGGGCACCGACCGCATCCTGATCCAGTTCCCCGGCCTCAAGGACACCAAGGAGCTGAAGGCCCTCATTGGTGAAACCGCCAAGCTGACCTTCCACGAGGTGCATCCCTCGCTCAGCGCCGAAGAGGCGAAGCAGACGAGCATTCCCGCAGGCTACAAGATCTACCCCGGCGACAGGAGCGAAGGCCCCGCAGAATATCTGCTGCGCGAGCAGCCCGTCGTGCAGGGCGATGACCTCGCCGACGCGCAGCCGGGCTTCGACAGCCGCACCAACGAGGCGGTAATCAACTTCCGCTTCAATCAAAGCGGCGCGCGCAAGTTCGGCAATTTCACGAAGGATAATGTCGGCAAGCCTTTCGCGATCGTGCTCGATAACAAGGTGCTTTCAGCGCCCGTTATCCGCGAGCCGATCCTCGGCGGTTCCGGCCAGATTTCCGGCAGCTTCGATGTGGATAGCTCGAACCGGCTCGCCGTTCAGCTCCGCTCCGGCTCGCTGCCCGCGAAGCTGACGATTGTCGAAGAGCGCACGGTAGGTCCGTCGCTCGGCGCCGACTCGATCGCTGACGGCAAACGCGCCGGCATCATCGGCGGTATTGCGGTCATCATTCTAACGGTCCTCGCCTACGGCACGTTCGGCATCTTCGCCTGCGTCGGCCTCGTGGTGCACTTGATCCTGACGCTCGCGCTCATGACCCTCATCGGCTCGACATTGACGCTGCCCGGCATCGCAGGTTTGGTCTTGGGTGTCGCGATGGCCGTCGACGCAAACGTTCTGATCTACGAACGCATCCGCGAAGAGTTGCGGGCCGGCAAATCGCCGATCGCCGGTATCGACGCAGGGTTCCAGCGCGCCTTCGTGACGATCGCCGACAGTCAGCTGACGACGCTGGCTTGCGCGCTCATCATGTTCTGGCTGGGCTCTGGTCCGATCCGCGGCTTCGCCGTGACGCTGACCATCGGCATTCTGACATCGATCTTCGCGTCCGTGACCGTCGTCAGACTGCTCATCTCGTTCTGGCTCAAGGCTCAGCCCAAGGGCCGTATCCAAACCGTGCCGGTCTAGGAGACCACTTCCGTGTTGATGAAACTTATTCCGGTCTTCAAGGGCTTCGACTTCTTCCCGCACGACCTGAACTTGCCTTTCATGAAGTTTAAGGCGCCGGCGCTGGTCGCGTCTGTCGTCGCGATGCTGGTCTCCATCGGCCTCTGCATGACGTTAGGCTTGAACTATGGCGTCGACTTCAAGGGCGGCTCGCTGATCGAACTGCAGACGAAGAGCGGCAACGCCGATATCTCCGCGCTGCGCGACAAGCTCAACGCGCTAGGATTCGGCAACGTTCAGATCCAGGAATTCGGCACGCCGAACGACGTGCTCGTGCGGCTCGAGGAGCAGCCGGGCGGTGAAACGGCCCAGCAGCCTGCCGTCCAAAAAGTCCTCGACTCGACCAGCGCCGACTACGTTCAGCGCCGCGTCGAAGTCGTTGGTCCCGCCGTATCGAGCGAATTGCGCATGACCGGCTTCATCGCGGTCGCCGCAGGCATCTTGGCGATCGTTTGTTACGTCTGGTTCCGGTTCGAATGGCAGTTCGCATTAGGCGCCGTCGTCGCCCTGAGCCACGACGTGCTGTTGACCGCGGGCATCTTCTCGCTGTTCCAGCTCGAATTCGATCTCTCGACCGTCGCCGCACTTCTGACCATTCTCGGATACTCCGTGAACGACACCGTCGTCGTGTCGGACCGAATTCGTGAGAACTTGCGCAAGTTCAAGAAAATGGAGCTGAACCAGCTTCTGAACCTGTCGATCAACGAGACGCTGTCGCGCACTATCCTGACGGGTGTGACGGCAATCGCAGTGTTGGTCTCGCTCTACATTTTCGGCGGCGAAGTCATCCGCAGCTTCAACCTCGCGATGCTCTTGGGCGTCGTGATCGGCACCTACTCGTCGATCTTCATCGCCGCTCCGCTGCTGGGTTACCTCGGCGTCAAGCGCGATTGGAGCGACGCTGCTGCGAAAGCGGTCGCCGCCACCAAGACGAGCCGCGCCAAGGCCTGACGCGGCACGAACGAGGAACGCCGCCGTTATGCCGCCCGAGGTCGCCCGCTATCCCTATGAAACGGCGATCACGGCCTACGGCAACGGCGGCTTCCGTTTCGCGGAGATGAGCCATCGCGGCTCGATCATCTGCCTGCCAAGCGGCGTTCATGCCTGGACTGCGACGAGCGTCGAAACGCTCGATGCGAAAGACATCGACTTTCTTCTGAGCCGCCTCGAGCCTCCGATCACGGTCCTCCTCGGCACGGGCGAGAAGCAGCTTTGGCCGTCACCCGAAGTCTATTCGGCATTCGCGAAAGCCGGTATCGGCCTCGAACCGATGTCGACAGGGGCCGCAGCGCGCACGTACAACATCCTGATCGCTGAAAAGCGAACGATCGCAGCGGCGCTGATCGCAGTTCCGTAGCGGCCGCCTAACCTAGCGCCTCCAATCCGCGAGTGACGTGTGACGAACTCCGATACGCGAGCGATCGATTTCGATGCGGTACGATTGGCCGCTCGAACATACGCGCCGGATCGCTTCTATGCGGCGCTCTTCGCACCCATTGAGGCGCGCGAAGATCTCATCGCACTAGCAGCGTTTACCGGCGAGATCGAACGCATATCGCGGCAAGTCAGCGAGGCCGCTCTCGGTGAAATTCGTGTCGCGTGGTGGCGCGACTCGTTTCTGAGTCGAGGCGAAAGCGGACGTTCCGGCAATCCCACGCTCGATGCTTTCGCGGAAGTCGTTCGCCTCCGCGCGCTTTCCCTCGGGGCTATCGAAGACTATCTCGCAGCTCATGCGGACGATCTTTACGGCGAGCCGCCGGCGAACGATGCCGAACTCGCCAAATCGATGCGCATCATCGATGGCACGCCGTTCCTATTCGCGGCGTCGATCCTCGGG
Protein-coding sequences here:
- the secF gene encoding protein translocase subunit SecF, whose product is MKLIPVFKGFDFFPHDLNLPFMKFKAPALVASVVAMLVSIGLCMTLGLNYGVDFKGGSLIELQTKSGNADISALRDKLNALGFGNVQIQEFGTPNDVLVRLEEQPGGETAQQPAVQKVLDSTSADYVQRRVEVVGPAVSSELRMTGFIAVAAGILAIVCYVWFRFEWQFALGAVVALSHDVLLTAGIFSLFQLEFDLSTVAALLTILGYSVNDTVVVSDRIRENLRKFKKMELNQLLNLSINETLSRTILTGVTAIAVLVSLYIFGGEVIRSFNLAMLLGVVIGTYSSIFIAAPLLGYLGVKRDWSDAAAKAVAATKTSRAKA
- the secD gene encoding protein translocase subunit SecD — translated: MLQFTRTKIILILLTCLAGFLVAMPNFFSKETVASWPSFMPKKQLPLGLDLQGGAHLLLAMDQDEIKKDWMNNLRDESRKLLRDAKIGFTGIGVQGTQIVVKLAKPEERDAAIKQLDKARQSIGSAVLGTGGYDIEVSAGNDPGTIIVKPTEAGLRARISNAAAASIETINRRVNNLGTSESTIVRQGTDRILIQFPGLKDTKELKALIGETAKLTFHEVHPSLSAEEAKQTSIPAGYKIYPGDRSEGPAEYLLREQPVVQGDDLADAQPGFDSRTNEAVINFRFNQSGARKFGNFTKDNVGKPFAIVLDNKVLSAPVIREPILGGSGQISGSFDVDSSNRLAVQLRSGSLPAKLTIVEERTVGPSLGADSIADGKRAGIIGGIAVIILTVLAYGTFGIFACVGLVVHLILTLALMTLIGSTLTLPGIAGLVLGVAMAVDANVLIYERIREELRAGKSPIAGIDAGFQRAFVTIADSQLTTLACALIMFWLGSGPIRGFAVTLTIGILTSIFASVTVVRLLISFWLKAQPKGRIQTVPV
- a CDS encoding Mth938-like domain-containing protein, which encodes MPPEVARYPYETAITAYGNGGFRFAEMSHRGSIICLPSGVHAWTATSVETLDAKDIDFLLSRLEPPITVLLGTGEKQLWPSPEVYSAFAKAGIGLEPMSTGAAARTYNILIAEKRTIAAALIAVP
- a CDS encoding squalene/phytoene synthase family protein — encoded protein: MTNSDTRAIDFDAVRLAARTYAPDRFYAALFAPIEAREDLIALAAFTGEIERISRQVSEAALGEIRVAWWRDSFLSRGESGRSGNPTLDAFAEVVRLRALSLGAIEDYLAAHADDLYGEPPANDAELAKSMRIIDGTPFLFAASILGVTLDEPLIDAAARASGFARIGLELPYALMRGRALLPIARSPNPFGPDEPEDWRPQAAWLASEGRRALAEVRQQIKGKPKAATTAFLPLALVEPYFRALQNPRHEPARDILEIAPIARLWRIARAHWSGRI